CGCCTTGCGCTGGTCGGCCGACGGCCGCACGCTGCAGGTGCTCGACCGCGCGGCGGTGTATGTCTTCGACGCCACAACCGGCGAACGCTTGGCCGAGGCCCCGCGCCTGGACCGCACGCCTCACGGACATCGCCCCGCGAACTTTTCGCCCGACGGCCGCTATCTGGCCGTGGCCACGACCTGCACGCGGGTGTGGGATCTGGCGGAGCTGAACGAGGCGGCGGAACGAAAGGCGTCAGGCGTCAGGCGTCAGGCATCAGAAGTTGATGGCGAGCCGGAAGGCAACGCGGCGAGCCCTCATCCTAGCCCAAGCCCGCGGACAGACGGGACTGCTAAGACCCAAGACCCAAGTCCTAAGACCTCCCCTTCCAATCCAAAATCCAAAATCGAAAATCCAAAATTGCACCTCGTGGCGAGCGTGGTGCCTTTGGGTCACGGGCAAGCGGTGGTGGTGAGCGGCGACGGGCATTGGCTCGGCACGCGCGGCGCCGAGAAAGAAATCGTCTACGTCATCCGAACCGCCGCCGGGCAAGAAACCCTCACGCCGCGCGAGTTCTACAAGCGGTTTGGTTGGAAGAACGATCCGAACAAAGTAGTGTTGCCGTGAGGCGGGCATTGGCCACCACGCGAACCGAGCGAGGTTTCCAACGGCAAATCGACACTTCTATCGGCACGTTAAAAACGATACAATAAACAAGACTCGAAGGGAGGATCCTCACTGTGAACGCCGAGATCACCATTGTCGACAGGGGCCGAGGGCCGCAGCTCTCCACCAGCCGGATTACCGTGCAGGATGTCGTGCCATACTTGCAATTGAAGTGCGGCTACGACGAAATTCTGAGAATCATGCCGTCGCTTTCTGTTGACGAAATCAAAGCCATCCAGTGCTACGTAAAAGAGAATTACGACGAGGTCATGGCGGAAGATCGCCGGATACGCGATGTCAACGCCACGCGCCGCAACCCGCCGCACGTGGAAGAACTGCGCAGGCGCACGCAAGAGAAATGGCCGGCGATTCAGGAAAGACTGCGGCAACGCCTCACCGAGGTTGCAAACGGTGACGGGCATTCTGGCTGACGCTAATATCGAAGGGCATCTCGACTTCCTCTTCGATCTTCTCACATCGAAAGCGTGGATCGAATTTTGGCAGGCGCTTGGCATTCGCTACGCGACGTTCAAAGAAATCGGGCTTGCCGCTGACGACACTGACGATGTGGTCTGGCAATGCTGCCAGAATAATGGCTACGTGCTCATCACCAGCAATCGCAATCAAAAGGGCGCCGCCTCGCTGGAAGCAACGATCCGTGAACGAGCCACAAGCGACAGCCTGCCCGTGCTAACTTTGGCCGACGCGGAACGCTTCCGCAACGACCGGGAATACGCGGAACGGGTCGTCGCCTCGCTCCTTGAAATCCTGCTCGACATGGATTGCTATCGAGGCGCCGGACGACTTTACTTGCCATGAATCCAACTCATCCAGCAACTTTTCGCCCGACGGGCGCTTTCTGGCGGTGGCCACGACGTGTACGCGGGTGTGGGATCTGGCGGAGTTGAATGAGGCGGCGGAAGAAAAGGCGTCAGGTATCAGGCGTCAGGCATCAGAAGTTGATGGCGCGCCGGAAGGCAACGCGGCGAGCCCTCATCCTAGCCCAAGCCCGCGGACAGACGGGACTGCTAAGACCAAAGACCCAAGTCCTAACACCTCCCCGCCCAATCCAAAATCCAAAATCGAAAATCCAAAATTGCGTCTGGTGGCCAGCGTCGTGCCGTTGGGGCACGGGCAAGCGGTGGTGGTCAGCGGCGACGGGCATTGGCTCGGCACGCGCGGCGCCGAGAAAGAAATCGTCTACGTCATCCGAACCGCCGCCGGGCAAGAAACCCTCACGCCCCGCGAGTTCTACAAGCGGTTTGTCCATCATCGCCAACTCGCTGCTCACCATTTCCACGCGGCCCGATTGGACGTCGCACCAAAGCGGTCGCAACAGCGGCGAATAAATGGGATGTTTCTCGACGCTGTAGATGAAAACCTGCGTGTCGGCGTACACGACGCCCGAAGCGGGAAGCCTTAACGATCCCATGAATTGCGGTCATCCTGGAAGCCCTGCTCAGCTTCCTCCCATGTCGGGTAGGAACGCGGGCCAGACGGTAGGGAATCGAGAAAGTCGACCAGCGACGGAGCCGACGGATTCGCCGTTTCCGACACGACCAGAAAAACATCGACGCGGTCGCCCTCCCGCAATTGGTCGGAGGCAATCTCGATCTTGTTGCCCACTTGCACCGTGGCCCGCACGTGTAAAGCGGTACGCAGGTCGAAGGCGGAATCCGTTGACACTGGATACATCTCCCTAGCGGCGGTAATGGTCTGATTCGTAACATCCAGCATTATACGGCAGGGTGCCTTGTGACTCAAATCCGCTGGTTTTAGGGCCAATCCAAGAACAGGCGGCAATGCGGCGACGGGCGAATTGTTGGCCGAGACGCCGCGACTGGACCGCACGCCGCATGATCTGCGCCCGGCGAACTTTTCGCCCGATGGCCGCTATCTGGCGGTGGCGACAACGTGTACCCGAGTGTGGGATTGCTCGGAGTTGAATGAGGCGGCACGAAAGGCGGAAGGCAGAAGACAAAAGGCTGAAGAGGGTGACGATGGTACGCCGAGCAGCGACGCAACACGCCCTCACCCTAGCCCTCTCCCAGAGGGAGAGGGAACCATCGACGCGGCGTCGCCGCCGTCCCAAGTCCCTAGCCCCCAGCCTCCAGCCCCTGAACCAAAACTGCACCTGGTGGCGAGCGTCGTGCCTTTGGGTCACGGGCAAGCGGTGATGGTGAGCGGCGAGCGACCAATTGGCTCGGCACGCGCGGCGCCGAGAAAGAAATCGTCTACGTCATCAAAACCGCCCAAGGACAAGAGACCCTCACTCCCCGCGAATTCTACAAACGCTTCGGCTGGAAGAACGATCCGAGCAAGGTGGTGTTGCCGGAGTAGCCACTTGGCCGTCCTCGCTGGCTTGACGGAAGCACGAAGGGCGCCAAGATCTCCCGCGTGATTGGCAGTCACGGCAGATACAATCTTCCCGCGCCACGGGAGGCATCAATATCCATTAAGGTCTCCATCAGCGACAGAACGACCCCGCCGGCGTATAGTCGATCGCGGCGAACGCGCTCGGGGTCGGCAAGTGTCAGCACCGGAAGGCTATCCGCGGTCCCGCGGCTACGAATTGTAGACTCGAGCGAGTCTGGACCATCGTTATTTCTGTTGCCGGTAATGAGCAGGTAGCCTTTTTCCTGGCAGACTCGCCAGATTTCGGAATCGCTCGCGTCATCATGCAGCCCGACATCGGCAAACCTCGCGTAGGTCAATTCGAGAAACGTCCAAAACTCGATCCACTCGTCCGATATAGCAAGATCGATCAAATAGTCAACGTGCCCTTCGATGTTCACGTCAGCTAAGATTCCCGTCACCATTCGGCTCCTGGCCGCAGTATTTTTCGTAGGCTTTCTGCAGAGCCGGCCATTTTTCGCGCACACGCCGCCGACTTTCTTCGACCTGCGGCGGGTTTCGGCGGGTGGCGTTCCGCTCGCGAATCCGGCGGTCCTCCTCCAGCACCTCTTCGCGATGCTCTTCGACATACCGCTCGACCTCTTGAATCTCGGCCACGGAAAGCGATGGCATGATCTCCAGGATTTCATCGTAACTGTAATTCAGTTGGAAATACGGCACCAAATCCTGCACGGTGATGCGGCTCGTAGAGAGCTGTGGGCCACGGCCTTTGTCGATGATGGCGATATCGGTTTTCATTTGCGATCCCTCAAAGCCCCACTTGGTATTATACCATCATTCGTGTCGGATGAGGCAAAGTCGAAAACTGAACAACACCGGACGTTAACGCAACCTTCGGAACGCCACAGAGGGCGTTCCCTACAGAGTCAAGATTCTGCGTGAATTGCCGTGCAACGGCGGCCCGCAAGATCCCGAAATCGCCGCGCTGCACTGGTCGGCCGAGGGCCGCATGCTGAAGGTGCTGGACCGGGCGGCGGTTTATGTGTTCGATACCACGACCGGCGAGCGGTTGGCCGAGGCGCCGCGACTGGACCACACGTCGCAGGCGCTTCGCCCCGCCAACTTTTCGCCCGACGGCCGCTATCTGGCCGCGGCCACGACCTGTACGCGGGTGTGGGATCTGGCGGAGTTGAATGCCGCGGCGCAGGAAAAGGCGTCAGGCGTCAGGCGTCGGGCATCAGGAACGTCCGTCGTCCGTGGTCCGTCGTCAGTTGCAACGGACGACGGACAACTGACAACTGACAACCTCCAAAATCCAAAATTGCACCTGGTGGCGAGCGTGGTGCCATTGGGTCACGGGCAAGCGGTGGTGGTGAGCGCCGAGGGGCATTGGCTGGGCACGCGCGGCGCCGAGAAAGAAATCGCCTACGTCATCAAAACCGCCGCCGGCCAGGAAACCCTCACGCCCCGCGAGTTCTACAAACGGTTTGGATGGAAAAACGACCCTGGCAAAGTGAAGTTGCCCTAGTAAGCGGCGGCAAAGGAATGCGCTCTTTGAACGACGATGCGTTCGGCGTACAATCCAACTTATATGAAAAAGGCATCACTGGCGCCGAAAACAGAGGCGGAAGTCTGGCTGCGCATCCTTCATCCGGACGACGATCTCTCGCCGCCTGTTGCCCGTGCCATCCTCAAACTTTCGTTCCCCGAGGACGAAGTCAGCCGGATGCGTGAACTTTCTGCCAAAGCCCGCGCAGGGAAGCTCACGCCGGAAGAAGACATGGCGATGGACAATTACGAGCGTGCGGGTTCGATTCTTTCCACGCTCAAATCGAGAGCTCGACAGGTCCTTAAACGTTCGAGCCGCGACGCTTGACCGGCCATGGACATCGCTCTAAGCGAGTTTGTATGGCAGCGCGCTAGCGACTGCTGCGCATACTGCCGGATGCCGCAGGCCTACGACGAGCTTCCGTTCGAGATCGACCACATCATCGCGGTACAGCACGGGGGCAAGACGGTTGCAGGCAACCTCGCGCTGGCGTGCTTTGCCGACAACCACCATAAAGGTCCGAATCTGGCAGGAATCGATCCGATGACCCGGCGGCGCACTTGGCTATTCAATCCCCGCCGCCACAAGTGGGACCGGCACTTCCGCTGGAACGGACCGGTGCTCGTCGGGCGCACGGCCATCGGCCGAGCGACCATTGCCGTGCTCGGCATCAACTCGTCCCATCGGGTTCGACATCGGGCGCAGCTCATCGCCGAAGGCGTGTTCCCGCCTGAGGTGAACGAGCGTGCCACGGATTGATGGTGGGGCCAAGGCGCCGCGTCGTGGCCGCACACCGCACGACCTGCGTCTGGCGAACTTTTCGCCCGACGGCCGTTATCTGGCCGCGGCCACCACCTGTACGCGGGTGGTCACGGGCAAGCGGTGGTGGTGAGCGGCGAGCGACCAATTGGCTCGGCACGCGCGGCGCCGAGAAAGGAATCGTCTACGTCATCCAAACCGCCCAAGGACAAGAGACCCACTCGCCCCGCGAGTTCTAC
Above is a window of Pirellulales bacterium DNA encoding:
- a CDS encoding DUF5615 family PIN-like protein encodes the protein MTGILADANIEGHLDFLFDLLTSKAWIEFWQALGIRYATFKEIGLAADDTDDVVWQCCQNNGYVLITSNRNQKGAASLEATIRERATSDSLPVLTLADAERFRNDREYAERVVASLLEILLDMDCYRGAGRLYLP
- a CDS encoding DUF5615 family PIN-like protein — protein: MVTGILADVNIEGHVDYLIDLAISDEWIEFWTFLELTYARFADVGLHDDASDSEIWRVCQEKGYLLITGNRNNDGPDSLESTIRSRGTADSLPVLTLADPERVRRDRLYAGGVVLSLMETLMDIDASRGAGRLYLP
- a CDS encoding DUF433 domain-containing protein; its protein translation is MKTDIAIIDKGRGPQLSTSRITVQDLVPYFQLNYSYDEILEIMPSLSVAEIQEVERYVEEHREEVLEEDRRIRERNATRRNPPQVEESRRRVREKWPALQKAYEKYCGQEPNGDGNLS
- a CDS encoding HNH endonuclease signature motif containing protein, translated to MDIALSEFVWQRASDCCAYCRMPQAYDELPFEIDHIIAVQHGGKTVAGNLALACFADNHHKGPNLAGIDPMTRRRTWLFNPRRHKWDRHFRWNGPVLVGRTAIGRATIAVLGINSSHRVRHRAQLIAEGVFPPEVNERATD